One Coffea arabica cultivar ET-39 chromosome 5e, Coffea Arabica ET-39 HiFi, whole genome shotgun sequence DNA segment encodes these proteins:
- the LOC140007016 gene encoding glycosyl hydrolase 5 family protein-like translates to MGENPSDNKFLPCFMAYLAHHGLDWALWALQASYYLRDGHQDHDETYGMFNSNWRHLRSPEFHSKLQFLYQKLQDPKSDGRSYKILYHLLSGKCARANKNNDIYVSECWEMSKWDHQGEGTPTILQGTRSCLKAIGDGLLVALTIDCKSNQRKWTLTSNSQFQLASKHENGTELCLDWDPYYS, encoded by the exons ATGGGGGAAAATCCATCGGATAACAAATTTTTGCCATGTTTTATGGCTTATTTGGCTCACCATGGTCTTGACTGGGCACTCTGGGCTTTGCAAGCAAGCTATTACCTTAGAGATGGACACCAGGATCATGATGAAACATATGGGATGTTTAATTCCAATTGGAGACATCTTAGAAGTCCGGAGTTTCACTCCAAGTTGCAGTTTTTATATCAGAAACTTCAAG ATCCAAAGTCAGATGGTAGGAGTTACAAGATATTGTACCATCTATTAAGTGGGAAATGTGCCAGAGCTAACAAAAACAATGATATCTATGTAAGTGAATGCTGGGAAATGAGTAAATGGGACCATCAAGGAGAGGGAACTCCTACAATATTGCAGGGAACTAGATCATGTTTGAAGGCAATTGGGGATGGATTACTAGTGGCTCTTACTATTGATTGCAAGAGCAATCAGAGAAAATGGACATTGACTTCAAATTCCCAGTTCCAGCTAGCTAGCAAACATGAAAATGGGACAGAATTGTGTTTGGattgggatccttattattcttGA